A section of the Solitalea canadensis DSM 3403 genome encodes:
- a CDS encoding tetratricopeptide repeat protein produces the protein MKNLFLLIVLPIILTGSSSSVIISKESLQTKAPSSIPLCYGFSIDMADTSRPALYNGLGMHHLKVSTKNDFAAKYFNQGIILYYGFNHPEAYRSFKEAARLDPEMAMAYWGQALSMGPNINMPMDPTKTEEVYQLVQKALSLKGKSTETEQAYIDAIAKRYSKDPKADRVQLDKDYAAAMKLVKEKYPSDLDALTLYAESLMDIHPWDFWTAEGKPKPWTNEIVETLETVLKKDPSHVGANHFYIHAVEASDKPGRGLASADRLQTLVPGAGHLVHMPSHIYVQTGQYDKGSSVNREAISVDTKSLKDGMKSVAYPEHNIHFLYTTLALEGKSKEALANARLLQKSIPPEFLDDPLFSGYAQHLYSTYYFAMVRFGLWDDILKEKAPAEKYKYLQGLYHYAKGMAYVKTNKPDSVLKEHSELLGLIAAKEMQELAIWQTNTASKLLQIAADVLEGEFYAAKKDYSKALLPLQKAIKQEDALVYNEPFDWPNPVRNNYGAILLENNRFTEAESVYNKALKKYPDNGWSLFGLYQTLKAENKTSEAEIIKKRYDKAFANSDLKLTSSRF, from the coding sequence ATGAAAAACCTATTCTTACTAATTGTACTGCCTATAATTCTCACGGGCAGCTCATCTTCTGTAATTATCTCTAAAGAAAGCCTTCAAACTAAAGCACCCTCATCTATTCCGCTTTGCTATGGGTTTTCAATTGACATGGCAGATACTTCGAGGCCAGCCTTATACAATGGCTTAGGAATGCATCATTTAAAGGTCAGTACCAAAAATGATTTTGCAGCCAAATATTTCAATCAGGGAATCATTCTTTACTATGGCTTTAATCACCCGGAAGCTTACAGGTCATTTAAAGAAGCAGCCCGATTAGATCCTGAAATGGCCATGGCTTATTGGGGACAGGCATTAAGTATGGGTCCAAACATTAATATGCCAATGGATCCCACAAAAACTGAAGAGGTTTATCAGCTAGTTCAAAAGGCATTGTCATTAAAAGGCAAAAGCACTGAAACGGAGCAGGCCTACATTGATGCAATTGCTAAGCGCTACAGCAAAGACCCCAAAGCAGACAGAGTGCAGCTTGATAAGGATTATGCCGCCGCAATGAAACTCGTGAAAGAAAAATATCCTTCAGATCTTGATGCATTAACCTTATATGCCGAATCGCTAATGGATATTCATCCCTGGGATTTTTGGACTGCTGAAGGAAAACCTAAACCTTGGACAAATGAAATAGTTGAAACATTAGAGACCGTGCTCAAGAAAGATCCAAGTCATGTCGGCGCCAATCATTTCTACATACATGCGGTAGAAGCATCTGACAAGCCGGGCCGGGGTCTCGCTTCCGCAGATCGTCTTCAAACATTGGTTCCAGGTGCTGGACATTTGGTACACATGCCTTCACATATTTATGTGCAAACCGGACAATATGATAAAGGGTCTTCTGTAAACAGAGAAGCTATATCAGTGGATACTAAAAGCCTTAAGGATGGTATGAAAAGCGTTGCTTATCCGGAGCATAATATTCATTTTTTATACACCACCCTGGCATTGGAAGGAAAAAGTAAAGAAGCCCTGGCCAATGCAAGATTACTACAAAAATCAATTCCTCCGGAATTTCTTGACGATCCCCTTTTCTCCGGTTATGCACAGCATCTGTATTCAACTTATTACTTTGCAATGGTACGATTTGGTTTATGGGATGACATTTTAAAAGAGAAAGCTCCAGCCGAAAAATATAAATACCTGCAGGGTCTGTATCATTATGCAAAAGGCATGGCATATGTAAAAACCAATAAGCCAGATAGTGTTCTAAAAGAACATTCGGAATTACTGGGGCTTATTGCCGCAAAAGAAATGCAAGAGTTAGCCATATGGCAAACCAACACTGCATCCAAATTACTCCAGATTGCTGCTGATGTGTTAGAAGGTGAATTTTATGCTGCAAAGAAAGATTATTCAAAAGCACTCTTACCCTTACAAAAAGCCATAAAACAAGAAGATGCATTAGTTTACAATGAACCCTTTGACTGGCCTAATCCGGTAAGAAATAATTACGGGGCAATTTTATTGGAAAACAACAGATTTACAGAAGCTGAATCAGTTTATAATAAAGCGTTAAAGAAATATCCCGATAATGGTTGGTCTTTATTTGGTTTATATCAAACTCTTAAAGCTGAAAACAAAACATCAGAAGCCGAAATCATAAAAAAAAGATATGATAAAGCCTTTGCCAATAGTGATCTTAAACTAACTAGTTCGAGATTTTAA
- a CDS encoding MBL fold metallo-hydrolase RNA specificity domain-containing protein encodes MYITFHGAAQNVTGSKHLIRTESGKQILLDCGMFQGSGAETEVMNSHFGFDPKDVDYLILSHAHIDHCGLIPRLVKEGYNGKIFCTPATVDLTKLLLLDSARIQEADINYLNKKRKREGKPLLKPLYTTQDAEACFDQFVAIEYGVHNKIDRDIEVLFTDAGHIIGSAAVHLTIKDQGRTARITFSGDVGRYGAEILRSPETFPQADYILLESTYGNSLHEDAAPTERELLKYIRHTCVDKGGKLIIPAFSVGRTQEVLYVLNNLENLGELPPVDVFVDSPLSERTTKIIKSYPQYYNEDVGRTLQYDKDPFDFLRLHFIEDVEESKALNSRKNPCIIISSSGMAEAGRVKHHIANNISDSRNTILMVGYCEPGSLAGRLLNNQEVVRIFGSRFEVKAEVGKIDSLSAHGDYKDLSRFLSCQNPSKVKEVFLVHGEYEVQREFKEKLHLQGFNQVEIPYRHQRFKI; translated from the coding sequence ATGTATATAACATTTCACGGAGCTGCTCAAAATGTAACAGGGAGTAAGCATTTAATAAGGACAGAATCAGGAAAACAAATTCTTTTGGACTGTGGAATGTTTCAGGGAAGTGGAGCTGAAACGGAGGTTATGAATAGTCACTTTGGATTTGACCCCAAGGATGTCGATTATTTAATACTTTCTCATGCACATATTGATCATTGTGGACTAATTCCCCGCTTGGTTAAAGAGGGATATAACGGTAAGATATTTTGTACACCCGCTACCGTTGATTTAACAAAATTGTTGCTATTAGATTCGGCCAGGATTCAGGAAGCAGATATCAATTATCTTAATAAAAAAAGGAAACGCGAAGGAAAACCGCTATTAAAGCCCCTTTATACCACACAGGATGCAGAGGCCTGCTTCGATCAGTTTGTTGCTATTGAGTACGGCGTCCATAATAAAATTGACAGGGATATTGAAGTGCTTTTTACCGATGCTGGTCACATTATTGGCAGTGCTGCTGTACATCTTACAATTAAAGATCAAGGGAGAACCGCAAGAATAACATTCAGTGGGGATGTTGGTCGCTATGGTGCTGAAATATTACGATCTCCTGAGACGTTTCCGCAGGCTGACTATATTTTGCTGGAATCTACCTACGGGAATTCGCTGCATGAGGATGCTGCTCCAACCGAACGAGAACTGTTAAAATACATTAGGCACACCTGTGTTGACAAAGGTGGTAAGTTGATTATTCCGGCATTTAGTGTGGGGAGAACCCAAGAGGTGCTGTATGTACTGAATAATCTTGAGAATCTAGGCGAATTACCGCCTGTTGATGTATTTGTAGATAGTCCTCTCTCAGAAAGAACGACTAAAATTATTAAAAGCTACCCTCAGTATTATAATGAAGATGTAGGAAGAACACTTCAATACGATAAAGACCCATTCGACTTTTTAAGATTGCATTTTATCGAGGATGTTGAAGAGTCAAAGGCATTAAATTCCCGTAAAAATCCGTGCATTATTATTTCTTCTTCGGGTATGGCAGAAGCTGGCCGGGTTAAGCATCATATCGCAAATAACATTAGCGATAGTAGAAACACCATATTGATGGTTGGATATTGTGAGCCTGGATCTTTGGCGGGGCGTTTATTAAATAATCAGGAGGTTGTGAGGATTTTTGGTAGTCGGTTTGAGGTGAAAGCTGAAGTCGGGAAAATCGACTCATTAAGTGCTCATGGTGATTATAAAGATCTTTCCAGGTTTCTTTCATGTCAGAATCCTTCAAAAGTGAAGGAGGTTTTTCTGGTACATGGAGAATATGAAGTGCAGAGAGAATTTAAAGAAAAACTTCATTTGCAAGGCTTTAACCAGGTAGAGATTCCATACAGACACCAACGATTTAAAATATAA
- a CDS encoding M20/M25/M40 family metallo-hydrolase, whose amino-acid sequence MRKYCFSFLFSVVALWGQAQDIIVRDSEIKSIVDEISVENLQALNNKLVSFGTRHTLSDTTSAIKGIGAARRWIFSEFQRYSKESGGRLKVEYDTFFVEPDGNRITKKAELKNVLAILPGTDPADKRVFIVSGHFDSRASNVNNDTITAPGANDDGSGTVAVMELARVMSKHKFNATIIFACVTGEEQGLLGSANLAKRAIEEKWEIKGMITNDIVGNSYGAETDLKDNLRLRVFSEGVPAAETGPMALQRQQAGGENDSPARQFSRYVKEVGERYVDNMEVKLIFRKDRYLRGGDHTPFSNAGFAAIRFTEMNENFDRQHQDLRTENGRNYGDLSEFVDFGYLKKVTGINAATLANLAKAPQEPQNVSILTKQLTNFTELAWGIPQGQKPKGYYVLLRETTSPFWEKKLFVETNQVKLPYSKDNYFFGVQSVDDKGHESLIVFPKPLRQ is encoded by the coding sequence ATGAGGAAGTATTGTTTTTCATTCCTGTTTTCTGTTGTTGCACTTTGGGGACAGGCGCAAGATATTATTGTTCGTGATTCGGAAATCAAATCAATTGTTGATGAAATTTCTGTTGAAAATCTGCAAGCTTTAAACAATAAGTTGGTTTCATTTGGGACAAGACATACCTTAAGTGATACCACTTCTGCAATAAAGGGAATTGGTGCTGCAAGGCGGTGGATATTTTCTGAATTTCAACGGTATTCAAAAGAGAGTGGAGGACGGCTTAAGGTTGAGTACGATACGTTCTTTGTTGAACCTGATGGTAACCGGATTACCAAGAAAGCCGAATTAAAAAATGTGCTTGCCATTTTGCCGGGAACAGACCCTGCCGATAAAAGGGTTTTTATTGTTAGTGGTCACTTTGATTCAAGGGCATCGAATGTCAATAATGATACGATTACAGCCCCTGGCGCGAACGATGATGGATCAGGGACAGTGGCGGTAATGGAGCTTGCACGGGTAATGAGTAAGCATAAGTTTAATGCTACGATCATTTTTGCCTGTGTAACTGGCGAAGAGCAAGGGCTGTTGGGTTCTGCAAACCTGGCGAAAAGAGCGATTGAAGAGAAATGGGAAATAAAGGGAATGATTACCAATGATATTGTTGGCAATAGTTATGGTGCTGAAACAGATCTGAAAGATAACCTGAGACTGCGAGTATTTAGTGAGGGTGTTCCTGCAGCAGAAACAGGGCCGATGGCATTACAACGTCAGCAAGCAGGAGGTGAAAATGATAGTCCGGCACGGCAGTTTTCACGTTATGTGAAGGAGGTAGGTGAACGTTATGTTGATAATATGGAGGTTAAACTTATCTTTAGAAAAGATCGTTATCTGCGCGGTGGCGATCATACTCCATTTAGCAATGCCGGCTTTGCTGCGATCAGGTTTACGGAGATGAATGAAAACTTCGATCGTCAGCATCAGGACTTAAGAACTGAAAATGGAAGAAATTATGGGGACCTTTCTGAATTTGTGGATTTTGGTTATTTGAAAAAAGTAACCGGCATTAATGCTGCGACATTAGCCAATTTAGCAAAGGCGCCACAAGAACCGCAGAATGTAAGCATTCTAACAAAGCAACTTACTAATTTTACCGAATTGGCCTGGGGCATACCACAAGGACAAAAACCTAAAGGCTATTACGTGTTACTGCGCGAAACAACAAGCCCTTTTTGGGAGAAAAAATTATTCGTTGAAACCAATCAGGTTAAACTGCCTTATTCAAAAGACAATTACTTCTTTGGTGTCCAATCCGTGGATGATAAGGGACATGAAAGCTTAATTGTTTTTCCTAAGCCCTTACGCCAATAA
- a CDS encoding head GIN domain-containing protein — protein MNLLKKSLFALALTVSTSAVALDSFAVSGTHYINTPLSEKTETREVEAFNGISVSTGIDVFIAQGNAEKVTVTADDDIISSIKTEVKGGILNIYVDKKNNKSWSWTRNNTMKVYLTVKELNSITASSGSDVSTTNTLKSAKLFVQSSSGSDINLALDAGDLICESSSGSDMKLSGIAKSLNVKSSSGSDISAYELTSEVCVANASSGSDIEVTVTKQLTAHASSGGDVSYKGNPQNVVKNESSGGDVSHN, from the coding sequence ATGAACCTATTAAAGAAATCACTTTTTGCACTAGCGTTAACAGTATCCACGTCAGCAGTTGCGTTGGACTCCTTTGCAGTTTCCGGAACCCATTATATCAATACTCCCCTATCTGAGAAAACAGAAACCCGTGAAGTTGAAGCGTTCAATGGAATATCAGTTTCAACAGGAATTGATGTGTTTATCGCTCAGGGAAATGCTGAAAAAGTAACCGTTACTGCCGATGACGATATTATTTCATCCATCAAAACTGAAGTAAAGGGCGGAATATTGAATATATATGTAGATAAGAAAAACAACAAAAGCTGGTCATGGACACGAAACAACACCATGAAAGTTTACCTGACAGTAAAGGAATTAAACTCAATAACGGCATCAAGCGGCTCGGATGTTTCGACTACCAATACACTAAAATCAGCCAAATTATTTGTTCAATCATCAAGTGGTTCTGATATAAATCTTGCACTTGACGCAGGTGATCTTATTTGTGAGTCTTCAAGCGGCTCCGATATGAAACTTAGCGGAATTGCGAAGTCTCTTAATGTAAAATCATCAAGCGGAAGTGATATTTCTGCTTATGAACTTACTTCTGAAGTTTGCGTAGCAAATGCAAGCAGCGGCTCAGACATCGAAGTAACTGTTACCAAGCAGCTAACAGCTCATGCTAGTAGCGGAGGCGATGTATCCTATAAAGGGAACCCGCAGAATGTGGTAAAAAATGAATCCAGCGGTGGCGACGTAAGTCATAACTAA